One Skermanella pratensis genomic window, CACGTCGGTCCATTCCACGCTGACGTCGCAGGCGACTACCCGGCCCTCCGGCGGCAGCGCCAGGGCGGCCACGGTGGCGCTGTAGCCGGTGAACACGCCGATGTCGAGCGTCCGCCGCGCCCTCAGCAATTCCAGCACCAGGGTCAGCATCTGCCCTTCCTCCGGCGCTATCTGGTAATAGCCCTGGGTCAGGCTGGCCGTTTCGGCGCGGAGCCGGGCGAGCACTGGCGGCTCGCGCAGCGAATTGTCCAGGATGTACCGGTGGATCGCCGGCGGCAGGAACATGGATTGCTGGGTCACTCGGGATCCTCGTGTCGGGCCGATGTCTCGGGGCGATATCCGGGGTCGATATCCGGCGTCGGTGGCTGATCGCCGAATGCCACGGCTCCCTGCATATGTCCATATGACAAAGCTCCGGAACTTTCTTCGGGGGGCGCCGGGGGCAGTGGGTTGCTGACTTTGCCCCGATGATGTATGTCACGCCCTGGCGGAGCGTAGCGCAGTCTGGTAGCGCATCTGCTTTGGGAGCAGAGGGTCCCGAGTTCGAATCTCGGCGCTCCGACCATATGCGAGAAGTCGTGGAGAAGCGAACCATGCAGGTGCGTATCTATCAGCCCAGCAAGTCGACCATGCAGTCCGGTCGCGGCAAGATGGGTGACTGGGTCCTGGAATACGAGATCGCGACCCCGCGGCGTGCCGAGCCCCTGATGGGCTGGATCTCGTCCGGCGACACCCTGAACCAGGTTCGCCTCAAGTTTCCGACCAAGGACGAAGCGGTCGCCTTCGCCGAGCGCAAGGGCTGGGACTACATGGTCCAGGACGCGCACCAGCGCCGCGTCCGCCCGCGCAACTACGCCGACAACTTCCGCCCCGACCGCGTCCGCTGAGGACGCGCGGGGCGCCCGCCTCCTTCAAGCGCCCTTAGCTCAGCTGGATAGAGCACCCGCCTTCTAAGCGGACGGTCGCTGGTTCGAATCCAGCAGGGCGCGCCACTCTTTTCCTATTTAATTTCAGAAACATAGCCGATCATTTTTAGGTGTCTGGCGTGAGCCCTTTCGAGTATCGGGTAACACTCGGGTTACAAAGGCCTCGGAGCCATGAGGGTAATGCCTGCCGGTATCTGTGACAGGCATCATCCTTGCGGAATGGTACGCTGGGTGATCATCGCGATGGCCAGGATGTGGATGGTCAGGCGGTTGGCCTGGGGGAAGTCCGCCGCCACGAGGTCGATGTTGCTTTCCATCAGCTTGGAGATGAAGGCGACGTTGCGCGCCAGGCGGTCGAGCTTGGCGACCACCAGAGTGGCGCCGTACAGGCGGCACAGGCCGAGCGCCTGGTCCAGCTCGGGCCGGTCGTTGCGCTTGCCGCTCTCGACCTCCGTCACCTCGGCGGCCAGGGTCCAGCTCCCGCTGTCGAGAAAGGACTGGATCGCTTCCTGCTGGGCCTCCAGTCCGAGCCCGGAGCGGCCCTGCTTGTCGGTGCTGACCCGGTAGTAAGCGACCCACGGCCACGGCAGAGTCACTCTGTCGCGTTCCCTTGCATGTCGTTCAAGGGAACGCGACAGAGGGCCGTGGTGCGAGTAACGAGGCTTAAGAGGGTGTTGAGATGACTCTGTCGATCATTTAGCATAAAACTTACAAACGTGTTGGACGAAGAAGTTTTCGTCTAATGCTACCATATTGAGCTTTTATTTATCATGCTGCTGTGATTTACATGTTTAACTCGCATGTACCGACCGAGAAATTTCGCCCTTTTTCGTGTATTGTATCTTTGATTTTCTTCTATGGGCTTCTGCCTGATAATGTACGAACACGTTCACTGCACGCATACATGTATGCACAACCGAGCTGTAGATCGATAGACTTCACCTCAACACCCTCTAATACCAACGGCATTGAAGATTGGCCGGTGAGTTCCGGCAGAGATATCGGGCTGAAGAGGTCCAACCTTGTCTTTTGGTGACGTTGTATAGAGGTTTTGTCGGGGGGAACCGGGTGCCCCGTCAGGAGCACCCGGTTCACGGGGTCAGGACACTGAGCCCAACCAAGGTTAGGCACCGCACGTAGCAGAGTGCCTGCCCCGAGCCCTCGGCGTTTCTCGCACAGTTGCCAGGCGCCGTGCTTTTGGCCGGACGCCGCAGACAAGGACGAGTTCACCATGTCTTGCCAATCCTACTGCATCGGGATCGATGCCTCCAAAGCCTATCTTGACACCTGCGGCGTGCCGGGCCGCGGCGCGTGGCGCCTTCCCAACACGGCCGAGGGCCACACCGCCCTCGCGACGGTGCTGGGCGCGCTGCGCGCGGGCGGCGACGAGGTGCTGGTCATGATGGAAGCGTCGGGCGGCTGCGAGCGCGAACTGCACCACGCCCTGGCCCGGGCCGATGTGCCGGTCGCCGTCGTCAATCCCAAGTGGGCGCGTGACTTCGCCCGCTCGACCGGCCAGCTGGCGAAGACCGACCGGGTCGACGCCCGGATGCTCCAGGCCTTCGGCGAGGCCACCCGTCCCCGCCCGACGCCGGTCCCGGAGCCGTTGCGCGCCGAGTTGATCGAGATGCTCGACTACCGCGACCAGATCCTGGCCGAGATCGTCGCGCGCGGCCATCAGCTCAAGCACCTGCGCGGCGACTTCATGCGCCGGCGCGCCGAGACGGCGCTGGAAGCGCTGCGCACCGAGGCCGACACCCTGGCCTGGATGATCGAGGCGAAGCTGAACGACGACCCGGGGCTGCGGCAGCGGGCCGCCCTGCTGCGCAGCTTCCCCGGGGTCGGGCCGCTGAGCGCGGCCATGCTGGTGGTCCACATGCCCGAGTTGGGCAGCCTGACCGGCCGGCAGGCGGCCAGCCTGGCCGGCCTGGCGCCGTTCGCCCGCGACAGCGGCACCCTGCGCGGGGTGCGCACGATCTTCGGCGGCCGGGCCAAGGTGCGCCGGGCGTTGTTCCACGTCGGCCGGGTCGGCCTGCGCCACAACGCCACGCTCAAGGCCTTCTATGACAGCCTGAAGGGACGCGGCAAGCCGGGCAAGGTGGCGCTGGTCGCCTGCATGCGCAAGGCGCTGGTGATCCTCAACGCCCTGCTCCGGACGGGCCGGCCCTGGGTGGCGGAGTACGCCGCCGACGGGCCGCCGGCCGAAGCCGCCTCCGCCACGGCATCCTGAGCCCCATCCCTTTGTTCGACCGGCGGCACCATCCCTCCGTCCCGACCTGAGGGTCCAGCGGGCGGCGGGCGGAGCGGCGGTCAAGGAGGGCCGAAGGCCACCGCGGAGCGGCGCGCAGCGTCCTTGATGGCCGCTCCGCCCGCCGCCCGCTGGACCGAGGTGGGGGCGGCCAAGAGCACGTCCGACAACCGCCGCGGCAAACCGCTGACGGCGGCGTCTTCCCGTGACCATGCATGCTGCTTGAAGTTGTATATCCACACCCAACGATGCGGCTCACAAAAACAGTTGCTACGCCCTCGGTCGGTCAATGTTCAGTGCCGCTGGTATAAGGGCGCAGCGATGGCTAGCAGGGTGCAACTCCAACGGCGCGGCGGGAGTTCGGGTTGGGTACTGACGATATAGACCGGACGGTCAGCGGCGGCTGACCACATCGTGGCGCTGGCCTGGCCGGGTCCCATGGGCCGGTCGGCCAGACCGCATCCAGCGAACCCGGCAGCCCCCATATGATGCGCGCGGGCGGGACTCCTTGATCCTGTCGCGCGTAACCGGACCAGTTTTTTCAGATCGCAGTTCGGTTCCGGCAGATCGCCGCCAGACATTATCAGCCGGAAAACCGCCCCTTACGGCTGGATCGATGAGTACCTGCGCAGAATTTGTAATCGCGATTGCCTACCTGATCACTGCCGTTGCTCGGCCTTGGTCTGCCCGCCTTGCTCGATTGGCTCCAGAGTCGCAAAATACTCCATCAGGAGCCGGTGAGTAAAAATGTATCCACCGCCGATCTTGCGCAGAAAGACGCGCTCGGCCGCATAATCCAGAAACGGGATGTAGTCCCATGGGGTATAGCCATTGCGCCATAACAAAACGCGCAAGGCATAATGTTTTAAGTAAGCAATTCCACCATTAGATAATCCTGAATATAAAGCAGCTAGCATTCCGAATTGTATCGCTCCGAACAAAGCGGTATCTGGGCCAAAGAACAGCCAAAACCCCAATCCGCTTGAAAGTCCACCTGTTAATCCGCTGATCAGCGATATTGTTATCGAGTTTCTTAATGATCTTTTTATGCCCTCATTTGGGTGCGTTCGATATGTCATTCCCCCAATGAACATCCCCCCCTCTATTAACATGAATAAGCCACTGACCAAGCCTAAAGCTAAGCCGGCAATCAACCCGAATATTAAGTTCTCAACCATTCCAAGAATAAACCCATTGACAAGTGCAATGACCAAACTGATTACCAAAATTCGTTTTACATTTATCCATGCTGATGACCATCCTAGTATCTCAGCAGGCGATATACGATCATCATTGTTCAGCCAGCTACCTAGTCCAAAGATCAAGCCAAAAGCTATGCCTACTGCTAGTCCGTAGAAGGAGCCGTTACGTAGCCCACCAAGTAGACCTGAGATCAATCCAGCAGCCAATCCGGAGAATATATTTGGAATCATAGACACGAGCCGGCGCTGTCCCTTTAACGGCAGCCAACGTGGCTGCATCGACTCTACGTAGAATACGCTCAGGTTGGCATGCATCAACGAGCGGGCTAGCCAAGCCAGCCAGAGGATGGTCTGCTCCCGCGTGTAGTCGGTGGCTTTGGTCCGGCGCTCGAACATGCGTTCGCTGTAATTTGCAAACAGGTGCGCCCGCCGCTCCTCCAGCGATCCGGTTGCCCTTACCTCGGCTGCCGACCGCCCTCGATATGCCAGCGTAACGATGCTGAGCATCAGCGGCGTGTCCAATAGCTCCCAAAGCGTTTCGTCTTCCCGCAAGGCCGTCCGCACCCCATCCAGCGGCTTTCCAGCCTGTTTCAGGTAGGTGCTGACCTGCGCCCGTAAGAGCGGTTCGATGGCGACCGCTCCCGACAACTCCACGCGCGTCGAAAGTGCTTGGTAGTCCGCCGCACGGCAGCACATGGCCAGCGGAACAAGTCCGTGCCGATGGTGGAACGTGTTGATCGCCTCGACACATCCTGCGCGATGCTCCGGCGCGACCTCGTCCAAACCGTCCAGCAAGGGCAGGACTTGGTCGGCCTCGATCCAGGTCTGGGCGAGCTTGCGCTGTACGTAGTAACGCTCGGCCAACTCATCGACCAACCAGTCCGCCAGCGGGCGCCGCCGCACCGCCCAGGACGACAAGTGGAAGACCACCGGCATGGGATGACTCACGTCCCGCTCCGCCCGGTCCAGCAGGTCGCGGGCTAGCTCCAGCAGCAGCGTTGTCTTGCCCGCTCCCGGAGCTCCCAGAATGAGCAGCGCCTGGCCCAACTCGTCGAGGACGGTGTCCATCGCTTGCCCTGGTGGCAGCGGCCGGGGTGCTCGGTTGGGCTGTTGCACGATCACATCCCACGGCCGGCTGATGGCGTCTGGGATTTCCTCCAGACCCAGCTCGATACGGACAAGGTTGTCCAGCGAATGCTTCAGATAGCCGTCGATCCAAGTCTCTCGAACAGCCTTCAGCATCCGGCGGCGATTGGGATTGGACATATCTGAAGGCCCCCCCGGCGGAGTGCCCGGGGGTCGCGGGGGGGCTACCGAGGGTCGAAGATGCTCTCGATCGTGTGGGCAAGGTGATCGAGCACCTTCTCCTGCTCAGCTGGCAGCATGTCGCTCAGAGGGCGGCTGGGCGGATTGATGGCCTGGAAGCGGGCCAGGTCCGGACTCCGCGCGAAACGGGATGCGCTGAGGATCACCGGCAGGATGCGCACCCCCTTGGCCTTGGCGGCTTCTAGCAGCGGCGGCAGTTCGGTCTCATCGATGAAATCCGAGGCGAAGAAATCAGCGCTGATCAGCAGCACCGCGACCTGGGCCCTGTCGAGAGCGTTCTGGATTTCCTGCTTCCAGTCATCACCAGGCCGGATGCGGGTATCGTCCCAACAGTCCAGGTTGCCCTCACGGACCAACGGCTTTAGATGCCGCTTCAGCCGGTCCAGCCATTCCTTGTCCGCGTGGCTGTAGCTGATGAAGACCTTGGTGCGGGTCGATGGTGATGGCACTACAAGCTGCTCCGGTCCAGATCGTCAGGCAGCATCCGATATCACCAACAAACCATCATTGCACAGGGGTTTCGTCGCCTACAGCTCAAATAGCGAATAAGCGGCTGACCAGCGCCTGCCGAGTGCGGTGACTGAACCGCGACGGTGGCAGGTCCCATAGGCTAAGCTCAGGAGTGCCGCGTTCGCACACCCCCACCCCCCCTATACGGATCGCGCGACGGGACTGCTTGAGCTGGTCGCGAGCAACCCGACCCGATCATTTCCGGCAGACCCAGCGGGTATTCCCCACCCAGGAAACAGCCCCTTCTTCCTCGAACGACGGGTACCCGGCGGAAAATTTGTGCTTGCGGTCACCGTTCTCGAAACAAGGATGATCTTACTCAAGGCCGGAACAACCTGAAGCTCCATATCCAGAGGGACCAGACATGACCATGCTGCCGACCATCCAATCACTGCATGTACGGCCGGTGCTCGCACCGATGCTGCGGCCGCTGCGAACGGCCTCGGGTGCCATCCCGGCAGCACCGCTGGTCCTGATCGACGTCCAGACCGATCAGGACGTCATCGGACGCGCCTACATCTTCTGCTACACGCCCCTGGTGCTGAAGCCGCTCTGCATGTTCCTGACCGACCTCGCCGGTCAGATTGTCGGCCAGCCCGTCGCACCGGCCGACCGGTATCTCGACCTGTCGCGGACCTTCCGGCTTCTGGGCCGGCAGGGCCTCGTCGGCATGGCGCTGTCCGGGCTGGACATGGCGCTGTGGGATGCGCTGGGCCGTGCCGCCGATCGGCCGGTCGCCGAACTGCTCGGCGGGACCGTCAGGCCGGTGCCCGCCTACGACAGCTTCGGCTTGGTTGATCCGGTGGCTGACCGGGCGATGCTGGAAGCGTCCGTCGACGCCGGCTTCCGGGCCATCAAGATCAAAATCGGCGAGCGCAGCGCCGCCGAGGACGCGGCCATGGTCCGCGCGGTCCGCGACATCATCGGGCCCGACGTCCAGCTCATGGTCGACCTCAACCAGTCGCAGAGCGCCACCGAGGCGATCCGCCGCGTGGAACGGCTGGCCGCCTATGACCTGACCTGGGTGGAGGAGCCGGTCGCCGCCGAGGACCTGGAAGGGCATGCGCGCGTCCGCGCCGCGTCACCGGTCCCCGTCCAGACCGGCGAGAACTGGTGGTTCCCTTCGGACATGGCCCATGCGGTGGCGGCGCGCGCCTGCGACCTGGCGATGCCCGACTTGATGAAGATCGGCGGCATCACGGGGTGGCTGCGTGCCATGGCCCTGGCCGAGGCGGCCAGCCTGCCGCTTTCCAGTCATCTGTTCATCGAGGCGAGCGCGCATACGCTGGCCGTCAGCCCGACCTGCCACTTCCTGGAATACCTGGACATGGCCGGCGCCGTCCTGGCCGAGCCGGTGCGCCCGGTCGGCGGCATGGTCACGGCGCGCGGGCCGGGTCTGGGCATG contains:
- a CDS encoding ETC complex I subunit, with translation MQVRIYQPSKSTMQSGRGKMGDWVLEYEIATPRRAEPLMGWISSGDTLNQVRLKFPTKDEAVAFAERKGWDYMVQDAHQRRVRPRNYADNFRPDRVR
- a CDS encoding recombinase family protein — protein: MTLPWPWVAYYRVSTDKQGRSGLGLEAQQEAIQSFLDSGSWTLAAEVTEVESGKRNDRPELDQALGLCRLYGATLVVAKLDRLARNVAFISKLMESNIDLVAADFPQANRLTIHILAIAMITQRTIPQG
- a CDS encoding IS110 family transposase, with the translated sequence MSCQSYCIGIDASKAYLDTCGVPGRGAWRLPNTAEGHTALATVLGALRAGGDEVLVMMEASGGCERELHHALARADVPVAVVNPKWARDFARSTGQLAKTDRVDARMLQAFGEATRPRPTPVPEPLRAELIEMLDYRDQILAEIVARGHQLKHLRGDFMRRRAETALEALRTEADTLAWMIEAKLNDDPGLRQRAALLRSFPGVGPLSAAMLVVHMPELGSLTGRQAASLAGLAPFARDSGTLRGVRTIFGGRAKVRRALFHVGRVGLRHNATLKAFYDSLKGRGKPGKVALVACMRKALVILNALLRTGRPWVAEYAADGPPAEAASATAS
- a CDS encoding NACHT domain-containing protein translates to MSNPNRRRMLKAVRETWIDGYLKHSLDNLVRIELGLEEIPDAISRPWDVIVQQPNRAPRPLPPGQAMDTVLDELGQALLILGAPGAGKTTLLLELARDLLDRAERDVSHPMPVVFHLSSWAVRRRPLADWLVDELAERYYVQRKLAQTWIEADQVLPLLDGLDEVAPEHRAGCVEAINTFHHRHGLVPLAMCCRAADYQALSTRVELSGAVAIEPLLRAQVSTYLKQAGKPLDGVRTALREDETLWELLDTPLMLSIVTLAYRGRSAAEVRATGSLEERRAHLFANYSERMFERRTKATDYTREQTILWLAWLARSLMHANLSVFYVESMQPRWLPLKGQRRLVSMIPNIFSGLAAGLISGLLGGLRNGSFYGLAVGIAFGLIFGLGSWLNNDDRISPAEILGWSSAWINVKRILVISLVIALVNGFILGMVENLIFGLIAGLALGLVSGLFMLIEGGMFIGGMTYRTHPNEGIKRSLRNSITISLISGLTGGLSSGLGFWLFFGPDTALFGAIQFGMLAALYSGLSNGGIAYLKHYALRVLLWRNGYTPWDYIPFLDYAAERVFLRKIGGGYIFTHRLLMEYFATLEPIEQGGQTKAEQRQ
- a CDS encoding toll/interleukin-1 receptor domain-containing protein, translated to MPSPSTRTKVFISYSHADKEWLDRLKRHLKPLVREGNLDCWDDTRIRPGDDWKQEIQNALDRAQVAVLLISADFFASDFIDETELPPLLEAAKAKGVRILPVILSASRFARSPDLARFQAINPPSRPLSDMLPAEQEKVLDHLAHTIESIFDPR
- a CDS encoding enolase C-terminal domain-like protein, producing the protein MTMLPTIQSLHVRPVLAPMLRPLRTASGAIPAAPLVLIDVQTDQDVIGRAYIFCYTPLVLKPLCMFLTDLAGQIVGQPVAPADRYLDLSRTFRLLGRQGLVGMALSGLDMALWDALGRAADRPVAELLGGTVRPVPAYDSFGLVDPVADRAMLEASVDAGFRAIKIKIGERSAAEDAAMVRAVRDIIGPDVQLMVDLNQSQSATEAIRRVERLAAYDLTWVEEPVAAEDLEGHARVRAASPVPVQTGENWWFPSDMAHAVAARACDLAMPDLMKIGGITGWLRAMALAEAASLPLSSHLFIEASAHTLAVSPTCHFLEYLDMAGAVLAEPVRPVGGMVTARGPGLGMAWDEDAVARFVVD